The following proteins are encoded in a genomic region of Bernardetia sp. MNP-M8:
- the rsmH gene encoding 16S rRNA (cytosine(1402)-N(4))-methyltransferase RsmH, translated as MESTYHNPVMLSECIEALDIKENGIYVDLTFGGGGHSRAILEKLTTGRLYAFDQDSDAQAQAQELAKTANTLENPSRFVFLKANFRYLAKYLRMYKVESVDGILADLGISSHQIDEPTRGFSTRFDADLDMRMDTSTSQTARDILNEYGESELHKLFGIYGEIKNAKTLAKTIVASRINKPIETTTEFKSILERIAPKRQEFKYYAQAFQALRIEVNQEMESLEDMLLQCAEVLKKDGRLVAMSYHSLEDRPLKKIIQMGKLHGEVEKDFYGNILKPFEAINRKPITASKEEIEQNPRARSAKLRIAKKL; from the coding sequence ATGGAATCTACTTATCACAATCCTGTCATGCTTTCTGAATGTATAGAAGCATTGGATATAAAAGAAAATGGAATTTATGTCGACCTTACTTTTGGAGGAGGAGGACACAGCCGAGCAATTTTAGAAAAACTAACTACAGGACGACTCTATGCCTTTGACCAAGATTCGGATGCACAAGCACAAGCACAAGAATTAGCCAAAACAGCAAATACACTTGAAAATCCTTCTCGTTTTGTTTTTTTGAAGGCTAATTTTAGATACTTAGCTAAATATTTGAGAATGTATAAAGTAGAAAGTGTAGACGGGATTTTGGCAGATTTAGGGATTTCTTCGCACCAAATAGACGAGCCAACAAGAGGGTTTTCTACTCGTTTTGATGCTGATTTGGATATGCGAATGGATACTTCGACGAGCCAAACAGCAAGAGATATTTTGAATGAATACGGAGAATCTGAATTACACAAACTTTTTGGAATCTATGGAGAAATAAAAAATGCTAAAACTTTAGCTAAAACAATCGTAGCCTCAAGAATTAATAAACCTATTGAAACGACGACTGAATTTAAATCCATTTTAGAACGTATTGCCCCTAAAAGACAAGAGTTTAAATACTATGCACAAGCATTTCAGGCATTGCGTATTGAAGTCAATCAAGAAATGGAATCTTTAGAAGATATGCTCCTTCAATGTGCTGAAGTTTTGAAAAAAGATGGACGTTTGGTTGCTATGTCGTATCATTCTTTAGAAGACCGACCTTTGAAAAAAATTATCCAAATGGGAAAATTGCATGGCGAAGTTGAAAAGGATTTTTATGGAAACATTCTAAAACCTTTTGAAGCCATAAATAGAAAACCAATTACTGCATCAAAAGAAGAAATTGAGCAAAATCCTAGAGCTAGAAGTGCAAAACTCAGAATTGCTAAAAAGCTGTAA
- the hutH gene encoding histidine ammonia-lyase: MLHKISNQTISIQEIYQIAKSHTKIELSEESKAQIQKAQAYLENLITQSEEAVYGVNTGFGYLCNYKIPREQISELQENLVMSHACGMGDEVPTFIVRLMLLLKIQSLSYGHSGVQLQTVQRLVDFYNEDILPVVYELGSLGASGDLAPLAHLALPVIGMGVVQIKDENGVYQKYQAEEILKQKNWNPIKLKAKEGLAMLNGTQFMSAYGVACMVEGQKLNSIGDTIGALSADAFLCRSEPFDELTHKIRPHKGQIATAKTIRELLEGSEIMLQPKAHVQDPYSFRCMPQVQGASKDAFNYINSVFECEINSVTDNPNVFPEEDKILSGGNFHGQPLAISLDFAAIALAELGSISERRTYLLMAGERNLPPFLVRDSGLHSGMMIAQYTAASIVSQNKQLCTPASVDSIISSKGQEDHVSMGANAATKLYKILQNVKRILGIELMAAAQAIEFRRPLKTSDKLEEFLSRYRNYVEPLQKDRILHDDMIKSVVFIEETEI; this comes from the coding sequence ATGCTTCATAAAATATCAAATCAAACTATTTCTATTCAAGAAATTTATCAAATTGCTAAATCTCATACAAAAATAGAGCTTTCAGAAGAAAGCAAGGCACAGATACAAAAAGCACAAGCTTATCTAGAAAATCTTATCACACAGAGCGAAGAAGCCGTTTATGGTGTCAATACTGGTTTTGGGTATTTGTGTAACTACAAAATTCCTAGAGAGCAGATTAGTGAATTACAAGAAAATCTAGTGATGTCGCACGCTTGTGGAATGGGCGATGAAGTGCCTACTTTTATCGTTCGTTTAATGTTACTTCTCAAAATTCAATCACTTTCTTACGGACATTCAGGCGTTCAGCTTCAAACGGTGCAACGACTTGTTGATTTTTATAATGAAGATATTTTGCCTGTTGTTTATGAATTGGGTTCTTTGGGTGCATCTGGCGATTTAGCTCCTTTGGCTCATCTTGCCTTGCCTGTAATTGGAATGGGAGTAGTTCAGATAAAAGATGAAAATGGAGTTTATCAAAAATATCAAGCAGAAGAAATTTTAAAACAAAAAAACTGGAATCCAATAAAATTAAAGGCAAAAGAAGGTTTGGCAATGCTCAACGGAACACAGTTTATGAGTGCGTATGGGGTTGCATGTATGGTAGAGGGTCAAAAACTTAATAGTATTGGTGATACAATTGGCGCACTTTCAGCAGATGCATTTTTATGTCGTTCTGAGCCTTTTGATGAACTAACACACAAAATCCGTCCCCACAAAGGACAAATTGCCACAGCAAAAACAATTAGAGAACTCTTGGAAGGAAGTGAAATAATGTTGCAACCCAAAGCACATGTTCAAGATCCTTATTCTTTCCGTTGTATGCCACAAGTGCAAGGCGCAAGTAAAGATGCTTTCAATTATATCAATTCTGTTTTTGAGTGTGAGATTAATTCGGTTACAGACAATCCAAATGTTTTTCCTGAAGAAGACAAAATTCTTTCAGGGGGGAATTTTCATGGACAGCCACTAGCTATTTCTTTAGATTTTGCAGCAATTGCACTAGCAGAACTGGGAAGTATTTCGGAACGAAGAACCTATTTATTGATGGCAGGAGAGCGAAATTTGCCTCCTTTTTTGGTGCGTGATTCGGGTTTGCATTCGGGAATGATGATAGCACAATATACAGCAGCTTCGATAGTCAGTCAGAACAAGCAACTTTGTACGCCTGCAAGCGTTGATAGTATTATTTCCTCAAAAGGACAAGAAGACCATGTTAGCATGGGAGCAAATGCAGCAACGAAACTCTATAAAATTCTTCAAAATGTAAAACGAATTTTGGGAATCGAACTCATGGCAGCAGCCCAAGCGATAGAATTTAGAAGACCTCTGAAGACATCAGATAAACTAGAAGAATTTTTATCAAGGTATAGAAATTATGTAGAACCTCTACAAAAAGATAGAATTCTGCACGATGATATGATAAAAAGCGTAGTTTTTATAGAAGAAACTGAAATTTAA
- the argH gene encoding argininosuccinate lyase, whose product MKLWDKGYSINNLIETYTVGNDRVLDMKLAKYDVLGNMAHAKMLHKIGILTEQELQDIEKGLQEIQTEIEEETFVIEDNFEDVHSKIEFQLTQKIGEAGKKIHTARSRNDQVLVDLHLYMKDELKEIKELTKNLFDLLLKLSEKHKDILIPGYTHLQIAMPSSFGLWFGAYAETLISDVILLNAAYKITDQNPLGSAAGYGSSFPIDRQMTTDLLGFSTLNYNVIAAQMSRGKLEKTVAFALASLAGTLSKFAMDVCLYNSQNFGFLSFPKELTTGSSIMPHKQNPDVFELLRGKSNKIQNLPAKLIMITNNLPSGYHRDFQLLKGSVMEAIETTKENLIVCHFMLENIIVHENIMDNSLYDYVYSVEELNKLVLNGMSFRESYQQLGKQILEGNFNPEKTVRHTHEGSIGNLCLKEIKSKFDEAF is encoded by the coding sequence ATGAAACTTTGGGATAAAGGCTATTCAATCAACAATTTAATCGAAACTTATACCGTCGGAAACGATAGAGTTTTGGACATGAAACTCGCCAAATACGACGTTTTGGGAAATATGGCACATGCCAAAATGCTACACAAAATTGGAATTCTGACAGAACAAGAATTGCAAGATATTGAAAAAGGGTTACAAGAAATTCAAACAGAAATTGAAGAAGAAACTTTTGTAATTGAAGATAATTTTGAAGATGTTCATTCTAAAATAGAATTTCAACTTACTCAAAAAATTGGAGAAGCAGGTAAAAAAATTCACACAGCTCGTTCTCGTAACGACCAAGTTCTTGTCGATTTGCATTTGTACATGAAAGATGAATTGAAGGAAATCAAAGAATTGACTAAAAATCTTTTTGATTTGCTTTTAAAGCTGAGTGAAAAACATAAGGATATTCTCATACCAGGTTATACCCATTTACAAATTGCGATGCCTTCTTCTTTTGGTTTGTGGTTTGGTGCGTATGCCGAAACGTTGATTAGTGATGTGATTTTGCTCAATGCTGCTTATAAAATTACTGATCAAAATCCACTTGGTTCAGCTGCTGGTTATGGAAGTTCTTTTCCTATTGATAGACAAATGACAACGGATTTACTAGGTTTTTCAACGCTCAATTACAACGTTATTGCAGCACAAATGAGTAGAGGGAAATTAGAAAAAACGGTGGCTTTTGCTTTGGCATCTTTGGCTGGAACGCTCTCAAAATTTGCTATGGATGTTTGTTTGTACAATAGTCAAAACTTTGGCTTTCTAAGTTTTCCAAAAGAACTAACAACAGGTTCTAGTATTATGCCTCACAAACAAAACCCTGATGTTTTTGAGCTTTTGAGAGGGAAAAGTAACAAAATTCAAAATCTTCCTGCCAAGCTGATTATGATTACCAATAATTTACCTAGTGGTTATCATAGAGATTTTCAACTTTTGAAAGGAAGTGTAATGGAAGCCATCGAAACGACAAAAGAAAATTTAATTGTTTGTCATTTTATGCTAGAAAATATCATTGTTCATGAAAACATAATGGATAATTCGCTCTACGATTATGTGTATAGCGTTGAAGAACTCAACAAACTGGTTTTGAATGGAATGAGTTTTAGAGAATCTTATCAGCAATTAGGAAAGCAGATTTTAGAAGGAAATTTTAATCCTGAAAAAACTGTACGTCACACACACGAGGGAAGTATCGGAAATCTTTGTTTGAAGGAAATCAAGTCAAAATTTGATGAAGCATTTTAG
- a CDS encoding M20 family metallo-hydrolase: MKNSTTKTNIKNLQKEAIQLLQNLISTQSFSSEEDETAILISDYLKKYEIDFKRSNNNVWATNLHFDENKPTILLNSHHDTVKPNKGYTRNPFEPTIEDGKLFGLGSNDAGGSLVSLLATFVHFYKEPNLNYNLLIAATGEEESSGKNGLCGLLKELPKIDFAIVGEPTHMQLAIAEKGLLVIDGYAQGIAGHAAHENTKNAIYEALEDIFYLKNYEFPKISPLLGKVKISVTQINAGEQHNVVPASCHFVVDVRFNELYTNREIFEFLNQNTKSKLVARSFNLNSSGIDISHPIVQAGIDLGRTTYGSPTLSDQAVLSCPSLKMGAGDSLRSHSADEFIFIDEINEAIEIYIQLLSKII, translated from the coding sequence ATGAAAAACTCAACTACTAAAACTAACATAAAAAACCTTCAAAAAGAAGCCATACAATTACTTCAAAATCTAATTTCTACGCAGTCATTTTCTAGTGAAGAAGATGAAACAGCCATTTTAATTTCTGATTATTTAAAAAAATATGAAATTGATTTTAAACGAAGTAATAATAATGTTTGGGCAACCAATCTACATTTTGATGAAAACAAGCCTACTATTTTACTCAATTCACACCACGACACCGTAAAACCAAACAAAGGCTATACAAGAAATCCTTTTGAACCGACTATCGAAGATGGAAAATTATTTGGTTTGGGAAGTAATGATGCAGGTGGTTCTTTGGTTTCTTTGCTGGCTACTTTTGTTCATTTCTATAAAGAGCCAAATCTAAACTATAATTTGCTCATTGCAGCAACAGGCGAAGAAGAAAGTTCTGGAAAAAATGGTTTGTGTGGACTTTTGAAAGAATTACCAAAAATTGACTTTGCTATTGTTGGTGAACCTACACACATGCAACTTGCCATCGCTGAAAAAGGATTACTAGTCATTGATGGATATGCTCAAGGAATTGCAGGACATGCAGCACACGAAAATACAAAAAATGCTATTTATGAAGCCTTAGAAGATATTTTTTATCTAAAAAATTATGAATTTCCGAAAATATCGCCACTTCTAGGAAAAGTCAAAATAAGTGTAACACAAATTAATGCAGGAGAGCAGCACAATGTCGTACCTGCGTCGTGTCATTTTGTGGTGGATGTTCGTTTTAATGAACTTTATACAAACAGAGAAATTTTTGAATTTTTGAATCAAAATACAAAAAGTAAGTTGGTCGCACGTTCTTTTAATCTCAATTCTTCGGGTATTGATATTTCTCATCCAATTGTACAGGCTGGAATTGATTTAGGTAGAACTACTTACGGTTCGCCAACACTTTCCGACCAAGCTGTTTTGTCTTGTCCTTCTTTGAAAATGGGTGCAGGAGATTCTTTGCGTTCGCATAGTGCAGACGAATTTATTTTTATTGATGAAATAAATGAAGCCATTGAAATTTATATTCAACTTTTGTCAAAAATTATCTAA
- the argB gene encoding acetylglutamate kinase — translation MKKQLYIVKIGGNCIDNPNELDTFLEKFAALSVPKILIHGGGKIATQISQKLGIVSKLVEGRRITSKEELEVVTMVYAGLINKKIVANLQSKNCNALGLSGADANTILAKKRPVKNIDYGFVGDIERINTEIIDFLLQKNTIPVFSAITHDKKGTLLNTNADTIASSLAVALSQNYETTLIYCFEKKGVLRDTEDENSIISMLKFQEYEELKKQEIIYQGMIPKLDNCFYALQKGVQKVIISNIDFIKNTDLPHTEIHV, via the coding sequence ATGAAAAAACAACTTTATATCGTCAAAATAGGAGGGAATTGTATCGATAATCCAAACGAATTAGATACTTTTTTAGAAAAATTTGCTGCTCTTTCTGTTCCAAAAATTTTGATTCATGGAGGTGGAAAAATAGCTACACAAATCAGTCAAAAATTAGGAATTGTTTCGAAATTGGTAGAAGGAAGACGTATTACTTCAAAAGAAGAATTAGAAGTCGTCACTATGGTCTACGCAGGACTTATAAATAAAAAAATTGTAGCAAATCTTCAAAGTAAAAATTGTAATGCACTAGGATTATCAGGTGCAGATGCAAATACGATTTTGGCAAAAAAACGTCCTGTAAAGAATATTGATTATGGTTTTGTGGGAGATATTGAAAGAATAAATACAGAAATAATTGACTTTTTACTTCAAAAAAATACAATTCCTGTTTTTTCTGCGATTACTCACGATAAAAAAGGAACTTTATTAAATACTAATGCTGATACTATTGCTTCAAGTCTTGCCGTTGCATTGAGTCAAAATTATGAAACGACTTTAATTTATTGTTTTGAGAAAAAAGGTGTTTTGAGAGATACAGAAGATGAAAATTCAATTATTTCTATGCTAAAATTCCAAGAATATGAAGAACTTAAAAAGCAAGAAATTATTTATCAAGGAATGATTCCGAAGTTAGATAACTGTTTTTATGCACTTCAAAAAGGTGTTCAAAAAGTAATTATTAGCAATATTGATTTTATCAAAAATACAGATTTGCCACATACTGAAATTCATGTATAA
- a CDS encoding N-acetylornithine carbamoyltransferase — MKNLNFTSFADVPNLQDWLNTAQNFKKNPLSHADFGKGKTLGLLFFNPSLRTRLSTQKAAMNLGMNVMIMNVQQDGWAIEMEDGTIMNQNSQEHIKEAAGVISQYCDIIGVRTFASLTDRKSDYEEKVLQKFIKHALVPVISLESATAHPLQSFADVLTIEEFREKSNTKLNGIKKPKVVLSWTPHPKALPQAVPNSFVDWVKNTDSELVIACPKGFELSEDFAKGVSVTHNQEEAFKDADFIYAKNWSSFSDENGNYGKIGQNLEHWIVDEAKMKLTNNAKFMHCLPVRRNVVVADEVIDSQNSVVLEQAHNRVYAAQTVLFNILEQKFGYTIPY, encoded by the coding sequence ATGAAAAATCTAAACTTCACTTCTTTTGCAGATGTTCCAAATTTGCAAGACTGGCTAAATACAGCCCAAAATTTCAAAAAAAACCCTCTTTCTCATGCTGATTTTGGAAAGGGAAAAACGCTAGGCTTACTTTTCTTTAATCCAAGTTTGCGAACTCGTTTGAGTACTCAAAAAGCAGCCATGAACTTGGGAATGAATGTCATGATTATGAATGTTCAGCAAGATGGTTGGGCGATTGAAATGGAAGATGGAACAATTATGAATCAAAATTCACAAGAGCATATCAAAGAAGCAGCAGGTGTAATTTCGCAATATTGTGATATTATTGGAGTTCGTACTTTTGCTTCTTTGACTGATAGAAAAAGCGATTATGAAGAAAAAGTCCTCCAAAAATTTATAAAACATGCGCTCGTTCCTGTTATTTCTTTAGAAAGTGCAACAGCTCATCCTTTACAATCTTTTGCAGACGTTTTGACGATTGAAGAATTTAGAGAGAAATCAAATACAAAATTAAATGGTATCAAAAAACCAAAAGTAGTTTTGTCGTGGACTCCTCACCCAAAAGCATTGCCACAAGCTGTTCCAAATTCGTTTGTCGATTGGGTCAAAAATACAGATTCAGAATTGGTTATTGCTTGTCCGAAAGGTTTTGAGCTTAGTGAAGATTTTGCAAAAGGAGTTTCTGTTACTCACAATCAAGAAGAAGCCTTCAAAGATGCTGATTTTATTTATGCGAAAAATTGGTCTTCTTTTTCTGATGAAAATGGAAATTATGGCAAAATAGGGCAAAATTTAGAACATTGGATAGTCGATGAAGCAAAAATGAAACTGACTAATAACGCTAAATTTATGCACTGTTTGCCTGTTCGTCGAAATGTTGTGGTTGCTGATGAAGTGATTGATAGTCAAAACTCTGTTGTTTTGGAACAAGCACACAATAGAGTTTATGCTGCTCAAACAGTGTTATTTAACATTTTGGAACAAAAATTTGGTTATACTATTCCGTATTAA